One stretch of Roseibium sp. HPY-6 DNA includes these proteins:
- a CDS encoding efflux RND transporter permease subunit: MDDTGQGSFSRSQLGFAATFVGRPILALVLNLLVIIAGVTAFSGVEVRELPNVSNPVISVRAIYPGAAASTVDAEVTSVLEDALARLEGLENISATSSYGSASLTLELNTSTDVTEAANDARDLVSRAQRNLPDDVEDPTVQKSDADADPIVRLALSGSLPLTDLASLAEGIVSDRLLAIDGVSEVQVAGDYARIMRVTFFPVALASRGISLADMRAALSSANLDIPLGALETPTQELVVRSVASTTTEETISAIRLNRETVIGDVAFVQFSSDDPSVITRINGQPSVGLNIIRQSHANTLSISNAARIAVADLQEELPEGANLIIVADDGVFVERSISGVVTSIGLAVVIVVAVIFLFLRSLRAVVIPAVAVPIALIGTLAAIWAAGFSVNTITLLALVLATGMVVDDAIVVLENIVRRRKQGFGAFAAAAIGTREVFFAVISTTATLAAVFIPISFLPGQAGGIFGEFGFVLAFSVALSSFVALTLSPALCAFVDPGKPDTQTDGVKPQQGTSVVVVAFERLIAVILKARYLVLLAALVFAGGSLALYDYLPQEITPSEDRGTIMIALRTPSSASLEYTSQQVARVEKILEPYVASGEVIAVQSLIGLRSTSFALVFVRLDQWENRARSQQEIAAEFQGPVSQIPGAFISLRASNSLGIRGAGRGVQFAIVGKEYDELGDLTNALISKMEDDPAFANVQLVNEINQPQLLLEVDRDQAANLDIEPRDVVETLNTVIEGNKVSEIFLNNETVEVRLELGGRPINDQGDLENTFIRAGNGQFVPISTVARLSVAAAASTLSREARERAVTAQANLGSGVDLGTAVDRLKDIAPDVLGNEGRLVFLGEAATLETGETTTLLVFAAALLIVFLVLSAQFESFSSALIILITVPCGLGTALLAILVSGGSLNYYSQIGLVILVGIMAKNGILIVEFANQLRQQGQDVDTAIRNAMRIRLKPVMMTMASTVAGSIPLVLATGAGAEARTAVGWVVVGGLGLATVFTLFLTPAVYRIIASWAQPPGASEKRLAAELSTVEQN; encoded by the coding sequence ATGGATGATACCGGGCAAGGCAGCTTTTCGCGCAGCCAGCTCGGATTTGCCGCGACGTTTGTCGGCCGGCCCATCCTGGCGCTTGTTCTCAATCTGCTCGTCATCATTGCAGGCGTAACCGCGTTCAGCGGTGTTGAAGTCCGGGAACTTCCGAATGTCTCCAATCCGGTGATATCGGTTCGTGCGATATATCCGGGAGCAGCGGCCAGTACCGTGGATGCGGAAGTAACCAGCGTGCTTGAAGACGCCCTTGCGCGATTGGAAGGTCTTGAGAACATTTCCGCGACATCGTCGTACGGAAGCGCCAGCCTGACGCTGGAGCTCAACACCTCGACCGATGTCACCGAGGCGGCAAACGACGCACGCGATCTTGTTTCAAGGGCGCAACGGAACCTGCCGGACGATGTCGAGGACCCGACGGTGCAAAAGAGCGATGCCGATGCGGATCCGATTGTCCGCCTGGCCCTCAGTGGCAGCCTGCCACTGACCGATCTTGCTTCGCTTGCAGAGGGCATTGTCTCGGATCGGCTTCTGGCCATCGACGGCGTTTCGGAGGTCCAGGTCGCGGGCGACTATGCCCGCATCATGCGCGTCACGTTCTTTCCGGTGGCGCTCGCGAGCCGGGGCATTTCCCTTGCCGATATGCGCGCCGCCCTTTCCAGCGCCAACCTGGATATTCCCCTCGGCGCCCTGGAAACACCCACCCAGGAGCTCGTGGTGCGCTCCGTGGCATCAACGACCACCGAAGAAACCATATCGGCGATCCGCCTCAACCGGGAGACCGTGATCGGGGATGTTGCCTTCGTCCAGTTTTCCTCCGACGACCCGTCCGTAATCACCCGCATCAATGGTCAGCCCTCCGTCGGACTGAATATCATCCGCCAGTCCCATGCAAACACGCTCTCGATCTCAAATGCCGCGCGCATCGCGGTCGCTGACCTCCAGGAAGAACTGCCCGAGGGTGCCAATCTGATTATCGTTGCCGATGATGGCGTTTTTGTCGAACGCTCGATATCCGGCGTCGTCACGAGCATCGGGTTGGCGGTTGTCATCGTGGTCGCCGTGATATTTTTGTTCCTGCGCTCGCTGCGCGCGGTGGTCATTCCCGCGGTCGCCGTTCCGATTGCTCTGATCGGAACGCTCGCAGCGATCTGGGCTGCGGGATTTTCGGTCAACACAATCACATTGCTTGCATTGGTTCTGGCCACAGGCATGGTCGTCGATGACGCCATCGTTGTGCTTGAGAATATTGTGCGGCGACGGAAACAGGGTTTCGGCGCATTCGCGGCTGCCGCAATCGGCACGCGGGAGGTCTTCTTCGCGGTGATTTCGACGACCGCGACGCTTGCCGCCGTATTCATTCCGATTTCGTTCCTTCCGGGGCAAGCCGGCGGTATCTTCGGCGAGTTCGGCTTTGTACTGGCTTTTTCCGTCGCACTTTCCTCATTTGTGGCGCTGACGCTCAGCCCCGCGCTTTGCGCCTTCGTCGATCCGGGTAAACCCGACACGCAAACCGATGGTGTGAAACCACAACAAGGCACCAGCGTCGTCGTGGTTGCATTCGAACGACTGATCGCGGTTATCCTGAAAGCAAGGTACCTGGTTCTTCTCGCAGCACTTGTCTTCGCCGGAGGCTCCCTGGCGCTTTACGATTACCTGCCCCAGGAAATCACACCTTCCGAGGACCGGGGCACGATCATGATCGCCCTTCGCACGCCTTCTTCTGCCAGTCTGGAATATACGAGCCAGCAGGTCGCGCGCGTTGAAAAAATCCTCGAACCCTATGTCGCGTCGGGAGAAGTGATCGCCGTTCAGTCACTCATTGGGTTGAGATCAACGAGTTTTGCCCTCGTATTCGTCCGCCTGGACCAGTGGGAGAACCGGGCACGCAGCCAGCAGGAGATCGCAGCGGAATTTCAGGGGCCCGTCAGCCAGATCCCGGGGGCCTTCATCTCCCTGCGGGCATCCAATAGTCTGGGCATACGCGGCGCCGGACGCGGCGTTCAGTTCGCCATTGTCGGCAAGGAATACGACGAACTGGGCGATCTGACTAACGCGCTCATTTCGAAGATGGAGGACGACCCGGCCTTTGCCAACGTCCAGCTGGTCAACGAGATCAATCAGCCGCAGCTACTGCTCGAGGTTGACCGGGATCAGGCGGCAAATCTCGATATCGAGCCGCGCGACGTGGTGGAAACGCTGAACACGGTCATTGAGGGCAACAAGGTTTCCGAGATTTTTCTGAACAACGAGACAGTAGAAGTCCGCCTCGAGCTTGGAGGCCGTCCGATCAACGACCAGGGCGATTTGGAAAACACATTCATACGGGCCGGCAACGGCCAGTTCGTTCCGATTTCGACCGTTGCGAGATTGTCCGTTGCTGCCGCCGCCTCCACATTGAGTCGCGAAGCAAGAGAGCGGGCTGTCACGGCACAGGCCAATCTCGGCAGCGGTGTCGACCTTGGCACCGCCGTGGACAGGTTGAAGGACATCGCCCCTGACGTTCTGGGGAACGAAGGCCGGCTGGTGTTTCTTGGCGAAGCGGCGACGCTCGAAACCGGAGAGACAACGACGCTGCTTGTTTTCGCGGCCGCACTTCTCATTGTCTTTCTGGTGCTGTCGGCGCAGTTCGAGAGCTTTTCAAGCGCACTCATCATCCTGATCACCGTGCCCTGCGGACTTGGTACGGCATTGCTGGCAATCCTCGTTTCCGGCGGCAGCCTGAACTATTACAGTCAGATCGGACTCGTCATCCTTGTTGGTATCATGGCAAAGAACGGCATTCTGATCGTCGAGTTCGCCAATCAGCTCCGCCAGCAGGGACAGGATGTTGACACGGCGATCCGCAATGCAATGCGGATCCGGCTGAAGCCTGTGATGATGACCATGGCGTCAACTGTTGCCGGAAGTATACCTTTGGTGCTTGCGACCGGTGCCGGGGCCGAAGCCAGAACGGCGGTCGGTTGGGTGGTTGTCGGCGGCCTCGGCCTCGCAACGGTCTTCACGCTGTTCCTCACACCAGCTGTCTACCGCATCATCGCCAGCTGGGCGCAACCGCCGGGCGCGTCTGAAAAACGCCTTGCAGCCGAGCTTTCAACGGTTGAGCAAAACTAG
- a CDS encoding CAP domain-containing protein, with the protein MVNNPVNKLSSSEQLILELVNKERLAAGLEPLASAAPINAAAQKHSEWMASGRVLDHTGAGGSSPWDRMKAEGWNEYPMGENIAYNPFNQHTPISGAYVPQAIVEGMHTGWMNSTGHRANILNSDYTVIGIGDAIGGHPSNAGHSTSYGTQNFAGTTKNYVTGVVFDDEDGSKFYDIGEELGATTVTIVNSSGATVATKATDPGGGYSIALANGSYTAKFTGSGINGTIEKSFSISGKNVKVDVKDGSEGGGTPPPVGGNGNDTVTYTNGDDFWDNGVPKDIGGAGIDTLVIAKGSVFNTSGLSWYGFERFQGADKNDRVVGNEAGVDYRLSGGGGNDTLQGNAGDDTLLGGPGNDRLYGKAGNDIIKGGTGRDVMFGGAGNDTIHYGSGDIFWDNGKPRDIGGSGVDTLVVEAGSKFVTSALSKYGFERFKGADKDDRVVGDDAKVAYVLNGGGGNDFLKGNAGNDTLLGGSGNDRLDPGASSGGLQKLSGQSGNDTYVISSNSGRVDIIELAGNGNDTLIFKDLKRSDVEVSLNAQDKMVLSWNDGAGQVTINDEGAHLDQFVFMHGATYQPDDFAFV; encoded by the coding sequence ATGGTCAACAATCCGGTGAACAAGCTCAGTTCCAGCGAACAGTTGATCCTGGAGCTTGTCAACAAGGAGCGGTTGGCAGCCGGGCTGGAGCCACTCGCCTCCGCCGCACCGATCAACGCTGCCGCGCAGAAACACTCCGAATGGATGGCATCCGGGCGCGTTCTTGATCATACCGGGGCAGGCGGATCGAGCCCCTGGGATCGCATGAAGGCAGAAGGGTGGAACGAATATCCGATGGGTGAGAACATCGCTTATAATCCCTTCAACCAGCACACACCGATATCCGGTGCCTATGTTCCGCAGGCGATTGTCGAGGGCATGCATACCGGCTGGATGAATTCGACCGGACACAGGGCGAATATTCTCAATTCGGATTACACCGTGATCGGTATCGGCGATGCCATTGGCGGGCATCCAAGCAATGCAGGACATTCTACCAGTTACGGCACCCAGAACTTTGCCGGGACGACCAAGAACTATGTCACCGGTGTTGTCTTCGATGATGAAGACGGTAGCAAATTCTACGACATCGGCGAGGAGTTGGGCGCTACGACAGTCACGATTGTCAATTCGTCCGGCGCCACCGTTGCAACAAAAGCGACTGATCCGGGAGGCGGCTACAGCATTGCGCTTGCAAACGGATCTTATACCGCGAAGTTTACGGGCAGCGGCATTAACGGAACCATCGAGAAGAGCTTTTCGATATCGGGGAAGAACGTCAAGGTCGACGTCAAGGACGGATCGGAAGGAGGCGGAACGCCGCCACCTGTTGGCGGCAACGGCAACGATACGGTGACCTATACCAACGGCGACGATTTCTGGGACAATGGTGTTCCGAAAGACATCGGCGGAGCCGGGATCGATACGCTGGTCATCGCCAAAGGGTCTGTCTTCAATACGTCGGGTCTTTCCTGGTACGGGTTTGAGCGTTTTCAGGGGGCCGACAAGAATGACCGCGTCGTCGGCAACGAAGCAGGGGTCGATTACCGTCTGAGCGGTGGCGGCGGCAACGACACCCTTCAGGGAAATGCCGGCGACGATACGCTTCTCGGTGGCCCTGGAAACGACCGTCTCTACGGTAAGGCCGGTAACGACATCATCAAAGGTGGCACCGGGCGTGATGTCATGTTCGGTGGCGCTGGCAACGACACGATCCACTATGGCAGTGGCGATATTTTCTGGGACAACGGAAAGCCGAGAGATATCGGCGGTTCGGGTGTCGACACGCTTGTCGTGGAGGCGGGATCCAAGTTCGTAACCTCCGCGCTGTCGAAATACGGGTTTGAGCGTTTCAAGGGGGCGGACAAGGACGACCGGGTCGTCGGGGACGATGCCAAGGTTGCCTATGTCCTGAACGGAGGTGGTGGCAACGATTTCCTGAAAGGAAACGCAGGCAACGACACGCTGCTGGGTGGTTCCGGCAATGACAGGCTCGACCCCGGTGCGTCCTCAGGCGGTCTTCAGAAACTCTCCGGACAATCCGGCAATGATACCTATGTCATCTCGTCGAATTCGGGCCGTGTCGACATCATCGAACTGGCCGGCAACGGCAACGACACGCTGATTTTCAAGGATCTGAAAAGGTCGGACGTCGAGGTGTCGCTGAATGCCCAGGACAAGATGGTCCTGTCCTGGAACGACGGTGCCGGTCAGGTGACGATCAATGACGAGGGTGCACATCTCGACCAGTTCGTCTTCATGCACGGCGCCACATATCAACCGGACGATTTTGCCTTCGTCTGA
- a CDS encoding cupin domain-containing protein yields the protein MQLPEFIKSFPALDIPFPEDVVTSHAIRSDAGLVVFFDFQKDMVLPPHSHLAQWGTVLDGEIEFTIAGETKTLGPGAIYNIPSGAEHGAVIKAGTKVIDVFEESDRYPVKS from the coding sequence ATGCAGCTTCCGGAATTTATCAAAAGTTTTCCCGCATTGGACATTCCGTTCCCGGAAGATGTTGTGACTTCGCACGCGATCCGCTCGGATGCCGGTCTGGTCGTGTTTTTTGATTTTCAAAAGGACATGGTGCTGCCGCCGCATTCCCACCTTGCCCAATGGGGTACTGTGCTCGACGGTGAAATCGAGTTCACGATTGCCGGGGAGACCAAAACGCTCGGACCGGGTGCGATCTACAACATCCCGAGCGGTGCTGAGCATGGTGCGGTCATCAAGGCCGGAACCAAGGTGATTGATGTCTTTGAGGAGTCGGATCGCTATCCGGTCAAATCCTGA
- the chrA gene encoding chromate efflux transporter — translation MTGQLPAGRADVMSSKPTFTGKPVDGARLPQSGDTSWQRLFSVFGGIGLLSFGGPAAQIALMHRKLVDETGWLSEKTYVNALGFCMLLPGPEAMQLATYCGWKLRGIAGGLLAGLLFVIPGAIAIFALAFVYTAYGEKPIISQLFLGIKAAVLIVVIEALLRLSKRALTQRRQWVVAVLAFTAIYFLSLPFPMIVLAAALYGAVFMNAPVQTVPQEQVAIETSFTRTLGVVVAGLSLWLGPLAALAWASGAPILGDLGWFFSKLAVVTFGGAYAVLAYMAQDVVALHGWLEAGEMMDGLGLAETTPGPLILVTQFVGYVAAYHEGGIALGFAGGAVALWATFVPCFLWIFAGAPYIDWISSQPRLNSALSAIIAAVVGVVLNLSVWFALHVFFATVTQRELGWVTLWVPDLSSLDWRVLVLAALCALLLLRFHVNLFWTLLFAAVGGLLLSQIA, via the coding sequence ATGACTGGCCAACTCCCGGCAGGAAGGGCTGATGTCATGTCTTCGAAACCGACTTTCACCGGAAAGCCGGTCGACGGCGCGCGTCTGCCGCAGAGCGGCGATACCTCCTGGCAGCGGCTCTTTTCCGTCTTTGGCGGTATCGGCCTTCTGTCCTTTGGTGGTCCGGCGGCCCAGATCGCCCTGATGCATCGCAAGCTGGTCGACGAGACGGGCTGGCTGTCAGAAAAGACCTATGTCAATGCACTCGGCTTCTGCATGTTGTTGCCAGGGCCGGAGGCCATGCAGCTGGCAACATATTGTGGCTGGAAGCTGCGTGGGATTGCAGGTGGTCTGTTGGCAGGTCTGCTGTTCGTCATTCCCGGTGCGATCGCAATCTTCGCCCTTGCTTTCGTCTACACGGCATACGGCGAAAAGCCGATCATCAGCCAGTTGTTTCTGGGCATCAAGGCCGCTGTGCTGATTGTTGTCATCGAGGCACTTCTCAGGCTCTCCAAACGTGCGCTGACACAGCGGCGGCAATGGGTTGTCGCAGTCCTTGCCTTCACAGCCATCTATTTCCTGTCGCTGCCGTTTCCGATGATCGTCTTGGCCGCTGCCCTTTACGGTGCCGTCTTCATGAATGCGCCGGTTCAGACAGTGCCGCAGGAACAGGTTGCGATCGAGACCTCATTTACCCGTACACTGGGTGTTGTCGTTGCCGGGCTAAGTCTATGGCTCGGACCGCTCGCGGCTCTTGCCTGGGCGAGCGGCGCGCCAATCCTTGGTGATCTTGGCTGGTTCTTTTCCAAACTCGCGGTTGTCACGTTCGGTGGGGCCTATGCGGTTCTGGCATATATGGCGCAGGACGTCGTCGCGCTTCACGGTTGGCTCGAAGCGGGTGAAATGATGGACGGGCTCGGTCTTGCCGAGACGACGCCCGGACCGCTGATCCTGGTCACGCAATTTGTCGGATATGTCGCCGCGTATCATGAGGGCGGAATTGCGCTTGGTTTTGCCGGTGGCGCTGTTGCCCTGTGGGCAACTTTCGTGCCGTGTTTCCTCTGGATATTTGCAGGTGCGCCCTACATCGACTGGATTTCCAGCCAGCCCCGGTTGAACTCCGCATTGTCGGCGATCATCGCCGCTGTGGTCGGTGTCGTCCTCAATCTGTCGGTCTGGTTTGCCCTTCATGTCTTTTTCGCAACTGTCACGCAAAGAGAGCTGGGCTGGGTAACGCTGTGGGTTCCGGATCTTTCAAGCCTGGACTGGCGGGTTCTTGTGCTCGCAGCGCTGTGTGCTTTGCTGCTATTGCGTTTCCACGTGAACCTCTTCTGGACACTTCTTTTCGCAGCGGTCGGCGGTTTGCTTTTGTCACAAATTGCTTGA
- a CDS encoding sulfurtransferase/chromate resistance protein, with product MPSLNSITVSQLARLIGTPDAPVIVDARIDEDFNDDPCLIPGSFRHPHSRIDEIATRLHGRKVVIACWKGLKISEGAAAFLRSSGVAAEILEGGCIAWRAAGMPMVPAARLPERNEEGQTVWVTRHRPKIDRIACPWLIRRFVDPTARFLFVSPAQVEAVAEKFNATPFDVENVFWSHRGEMCSFDTMLEEFSLQTEPLSRLAMIVRGADTNRHDLAPEAAGLLAVSLGLSRMHKDDLQQLEAGMGLYDAFYRWARDAADEGHDWPTPGRKG from the coding sequence ATGCCGTCTCTGAATTCCATCACCGTTTCCCAGCTCGCCAGATTGATCGGAACACCGGATGCACCGGTGATTGTTGACGCGCGTATCGACGAAGATTTCAACGATGATCCGTGCCTGATCCCCGGTTCCTTCCGGCACCCGCACAGTAGAATTGACGAGATTGCAACACGTCTGCATGGACGAAAAGTCGTTATAGCCTGCTGGAAAGGGCTGAAAATTTCCGAGGGTGCAGCTGCATTTTTGCGGTCCAGCGGTGTCGCTGCCGAAATTCTTGAAGGCGGCTGTATCGCATGGCGCGCGGCGGGCATGCCGATGGTGCCTGCAGCCCGCCTGCCGGAACGCAACGAGGAGGGGCAAACCGTCTGGGTAACCCGTCATCGACCCAAAATCGACCGGATCGCCTGCCCCTGGCTGATACGCCGGTTTGTAGATCCAACAGCGCGGTTTCTGTTTGTATCGCCGGCGCAGGTTGAAGCCGTTGCGGAAAAGTTCAATGCAACGCCGTTTGACGTTGAAAATGTCTTCTGGAGCCATCGCGGGGAAATGTGCAGTTTCGACACCATGCTGGAGGAGTTCAGTCTTCAAACCGAGCCGCTTTCAAGGCTTGCCATGATCGTACGCGGCGCCGACACGAACCGGCACGATCTCGCACCGGAAGCGGCAGGTCTGCTTGCAGTTTCGCTCGGTCTTTCGCGAATGCACAAGGATGATCTTCAGCAACTTGAGGCCGGAATGGGCCTCTACGACGCCTTCTACCGCTGGGCGCGTGACGCGGCGGACGAAGGACATGACTGGCCAACTCCCGGCAGGAAGGGCTGA
- the cckA gene encoding cell cycle histidine kinase CckA gives MSDMDGAPGGPMISRPERSGNIGLLIGLALLLLGAAAAFAVMDREVAQPFILALLGILAVVGVFCLFAGAIGFLRLSARPGEANPLASAFVDSMDDGALITDMDGRLVYANKAYADLTGAETAADIRVVERVFSSDPDAADAIFRLSQAMRDGRKAQEEIRMPFPLGRVDGTARWYRVSVRPLEPSSESGGKKMAIWQLADITRDRAEQENSFQELQRVINFLDHAPAGFFSCDAQGRIVYLNATLADWLGYDLAQFDAGDLDLSEIVRGDGTELIRSVKGQAGEVKSETFDLDFVTRNGRGLAVRLLHRVPFGENGQPGDSRTLVLNRSRGEEASEALRAAEVRFARFFNNTPISIASLDNDGRVLRTNAPFLKLFGAVDSVDESPKLEAYVADSGREELSKALSAAANGIGEIAPIDIPLVEGNDPRSATFYVSAVQDGEGDGETAIVYALETTQQRALEAQFAQSQKMQAIGQLAGGVAHDFNNVLTAIIGFSDLLLASHRPTDPSFQDIMNIKQNANRAAGLVRQLLAFSRRQTLRPQQLELNDVLGDLSILLDRLLGEKVELKVIHGRDLWPVMADLNQLEQVIVNLAVNAGDAMAEGGRLTIRTRNVLESESTQFENTRGMPPGEYTLVEVDDTGHGMPPEVMEKIFDPFFSTKEVGKGTGLGLSTVYGIVKQTGGFIFCTSEVDIGTTFRLFLPRHIPEVTEEPKPEPRETEPEKVADLTGSASILLVEDEEAVRAFAARALASRGYTVHEAGSGNEALEVMEETDGEIDLVVSDVVMPEMDGPTLLVELRKTQPDLKIIFVSGYAEDAFEENLPEGEQFFFLPKPFTLKQLATTVKDVLNG, from the coding sequence ATGAGTGACATGGACGGAGCGCCGGGCGGGCCTATGATCAGCCGGCCAGAGCGATCCGGAAATATAGGCCTGCTAATAGGCCTGGCGCTGTTGCTTCTGGGGGCAGCTGCTGCGTTCGCGGTCATGGACCGGGAAGTCGCGCAGCCGTTCATCCTTGCGCTGCTCGGCATCCTGGCCGTCGTCGGCGTGTTTTGCCTTTTTGCCGGTGCCATCGGCTTTCTGCGTCTTTCCGCGCGTCCCGGAGAAGCCAATCCGCTTGCGTCTGCCTTTGTCGACTCAATGGACGACGGTGCGCTGATCACGGATATGGATGGGCGGCTGGTCTATGCCAACAAGGCCTATGCGGACCTCACCGGTGCGGAAACGGCCGCCGATATTCGCGTGGTCGAGCGGGTGTTCTCATCCGATCCCGATGCCGCGGACGCTATTTTCCGGTTGTCGCAGGCCATGCGTGACGGACGCAAGGCACAAGAAGAAATCAGGATGCCCTTTCCTCTGGGCCGCGTGGATGGAACGGCGCGCTGGTATCGTGTTTCTGTGCGTCCTCTTGAGCCGTCCAGCGAGAGCGGCGGCAAGAAGATGGCGATCTGGCAACTTGCGGACATTACGCGGGATAGGGCCGAACAGGAAAACTCCTTCCAGGAGCTGCAAAGGGTCATCAATTTTCTCGACCATGCGCCCGCGGGATTCTTCTCCTGCGATGCACAAGGCCGCATTGTTTATCTGAATGCCACTCTTGCCGACTGGCTCGGCTATGATCTGGCCCAGTTTGATGCCGGTGATCTCGACCTGTCCGAAATCGTGCGCGGAGATGGAACCGAGTTGATCCGGTCGGTCAAAGGGCAGGCAGGTGAAGTCAAAAGCGAGACCTTCGACCTTGACTTCGTAACCCGGAACGGCCGCGGTCTTGCCGTGCGTCTCCTGCACCGGGTGCCTTTCGGAGAGAACGGGCAACCTGGCGACAGCCGCACGCTGGTGCTGAACCGGTCACGGGGCGAGGAAGCTTCAGAAGCTTTGCGGGCGGCCGAAGTCCGCTTTGCCCGCTTCTTCAACAACACCCCGATCTCGATTGCATCGCTTGACAATGATGGCCGGGTTCTCAGAACCAATGCGCCGTTCCTCAAGCTGTTCGGGGCAGTGGATTCCGTCGATGAGTCGCCGAAACTGGAAGCCTATGTCGCCGACAGCGGTCGCGAGGAACTGTCCAAGGCCCTGTCGGCCGCCGCGAACGGTATTGGCGAAATCGCTCCGATCGACATTCCGCTCGTGGAAGGCAACGATCCCCGCTCGGCGACTTTCTACGTCTCTGCGGTGCAGGACGGGGAGGGGGACGGTGAAACCGCGATCGTCTATGCCCTGGAAACCACACAGCAACGGGCATTGGAAGCACAATTCGCGCAGAGCCAGAAGATGCAGGCCATCGGCCAGCTTGCCGGTGGTGTCGCCCACGACTTCAATAATGTGCTGACCGCGATCATCGGTTTTTCCGATCTGCTCCTGGCGAGCCATCGGCCGACCGACCCGTCCTTCCAGGACATCATGAACATCAAGCAGAATGCCAATCGTGCAGCCGGGCTCGTGCGTCAGCTTCTGGCTTTCTCCAGGCGGCAGACCCTGCGTCCGCAGCAACTTGAGCTCAATGATGTTCTCGGAGATCTGTCGATCCTTCTCGACAGGCTTCTTGGTGAGAAGGTGGAGCTGAAGGTTATCCATGGGCGCGACCTGTGGCCGGTCATGGCCGATCTCAATCAGCTTGAGCAGGTGATCGTCAACCTGGCGGTGAATGCAGGGGACGCGATGGCCGAAGGCGGTCGTCTCACCATTCGTACGCGGAATGTCTTGGAAAGCGAATCCACCCAGTTCGAGAACACCCGTGGCATGCCGCCGGGCGAGTACACGCTGGTCGAAGTGGACGACACGGGACACGGCATGCCGCCGGAGGTAATGGAGAAGATCTTCGATCCGTTCTTCTCGACCAAGGAAGTCGGCAAGGGAACCGGTCTTGGGCTTTCAACCGTCTATGGCATCGTAAAACAGACCGGCGGCTTCATTTTCTGCACTTCAGAGGTGGATATCGGCACGACCTTCCGTCTCTTCCTACCGCGGCACATTCCCGAAGTTACCGAAGAGCCGAAGCCTGAGCCAAGGGAAACCGAACCGGAGAAGGTTGCCGACCTCACCGGATCGGCGTCTATTCTTCTGGTCGAAGACGAAGAAGCGGTACGCGCGTTTGCAGCCCGTGCCCTGGCTTCGCGGGGATACACGGTCCACGAGGCCGGGTCAGGCAACGAAGCGCTCGAAGTCATGGAAGAGACAGACGGTGAAATCGACCTCGTCGTCTCCGACGTGGTGATGCCGGAAATGGACGGACCGACGCTTCTTGTCGAGCTGCGCAAGACCCAGCCCGATCTGAAGATCATCTTTGTGTCAGGTTATGCCGAGGACGCCTTTGAGGAAAACCTGCCCGAGGGCGAACAATTCTTCTTCCTGCCAAAACCGTTCACGCTAAAGCAGCTCGCGACGACCGTGAAGGATGTCCTGAACGGCTGA